A single window of Wenzhouxiangella sp. XN24 DNA harbors:
- a CDS encoding monovalent cation/H+ antiporter subunit D family protein codes for MILSASTALEIAILVPLVGAVLIVLAGRWPNLREAITLTTAIALFAVVLRILWSLTREEIIEITLIEMLPGLSIAFHTEPLSILFALIASFLWIVTSVYSIGYMRGNNEQHQTRFYACFAIALSAAMGVAFSANLLTLFVFYEVLTLSTYPLVAHKGDEAAKKGARTYLGILIATSIGLFLPAIIWTWSVAGTTDFTPGGILEGHMSGGLATLMLLMFVLGIGKAAVMPMHRWLPAAMVAPTPVSALLHAVAVVKAGVFAITKIIIYIFGLDFLVEVPEERILVYLVGFTIIVASVVALRQTNLKRMLAYSTISQLSYIVLAALVLAPLSEIGAAVHIVAHAFGKITLFFAAGAIYVASKKTDIPQLSGIGRRMPWTMTAFAIGGLSMVGVPPTAGFVSKWYMIAGAFQNDNYFVLAVLIIATALNAGYFLPIIFRAFFDTEDVPPKKDHREAPWPMVVALVTTASLTLLFFVFNGPVVDLEYGILKGPG; via the coding sequence ATGATCCTCAGCGCCTCCACGGCCCTCGAGATCGCGATCCTCGTCCCCCTGGTCGGCGCGGTGCTGATCGTGCTGGCGGGGCGCTGGCCGAACCTGCGCGAGGCCATCACCCTCACGACCGCCATCGCGCTGTTCGCGGTGGTGCTGCGCATCCTGTGGAGCCTGACGCGCGAGGAGATCATCGAGATCACCCTCATCGAGATGCTGCCCGGGCTGAGCATCGCGTTCCACACCGAGCCGCTGTCGATCCTGTTCGCGCTGATCGCGAGCTTCCTGTGGATCGTCACCTCGGTCTACTCGATCGGCTACATGCGCGGCAACAACGAGCAGCACCAGACGCGCTTCTATGCCTGCTTCGCCATCGCGCTGTCGGCGGCCATGGGCGTGGCGTTCTCGGCGAACCTGCTGACGCTGTTCGTGTTCTACGAGGTGCTGACGCTGTCCACCTACCCGCTGGTCGCGCACAAGGGTGACGAGGCGGCGAAAAAAGGCGCGCGCACCTACCTCGGCATTCTGATCGCGACCTCCATCGGGCTGTTCCTGCCGGCGATCATCTGGACCTGGTCGGTGGCGGGCACGACCGATTTCACCCCCGGCGGGATCCTCGAGGGTCACATGAGCGGCGGGCTGGCGACGCTGATGCTGCTGATGTTCGTGCTCGGCATCGGCAAGGCGGCGGTGATGCCGATGCACCGCTGGCTGCCGGCGGCGATGGTGGCGCCCACGCCGGTGTCCGCGCTGCTACATGCCGTGGCGGTGGTGAAGGCCGGCGTGTTCGCCATCACCAAGATCATCATCTACATCTTCGGGCTCGACTTCCTCGTGGAGGTGCCGGAAGAGCGCATCCTGGTGTACCTGGTCGGCTTCACCATCATCGTGGCGTCGGTGGTCGCGCTGCGCCAGACCAACCTCAAGCGCATGCTGGCGTATTCGACGATCAGCCAGTTGTCCTACATCGTGCTGGCGGCCCTGGTGCTCGCGCCGTTGTCGGAGATCGGCGCGGCGGTGCACATCGTGGCGCACGCCTTCGGCAAGATCACGCTGTTCTTCGCCGCCGGGGCGATCTACGTGGCGTCGAAGAAGACCGACATCCCGCAACTGTCCGGCATCGGCCGGCGCATGCCCTGGACCATGACGGCCTTCGCCATCGGGGGCTTGTCGATGGTGGGCGTGCCGCCGACCGCGGGCTTCGTCTCCAAGTGGTACATGATCGCGGGGGCCTTCCAGAACGACAATTACTTCGTGCTCGCCGTGCTGATCATCGCCACGGCCTTGAACGCGGGGTATTTCCTGCCGATCATTTTCCGCGCCTTCTTCGACACGGAGGACGTGCCGCCGAAGAAGGACCATCGTGAAGCGCCGTGGCCGATGGTCGTGGCGCTCGTCACCACGGCCTCGTTGACGCTGTTGTTCTTCGTCTTCAACGGGCCGGTGGTGGATCTCGAGTACGGCATTCTCAAGGGGCCCGGATGA
- a CDS encoding monovalent cation/H+ antiporter subunit D family protein, which produces MLPLIVVAPLLGAAVAALLPAGRLPWLWATAVSWFMLFAAAALAADVLELGVLSYWMGAWMPPIGIEYRLDAANALLALLIAGLAAVVMPFAGRSLGHEIPVEKTPWLYAAMLLFLSGQMGIAVTGDAFNVFVFLEISSLATYTLIALGRDRRALTASFSYLIMGTVGATFFLIGVGLLYAMTGTLNMADLAARIPDVAQTRTVHTAYAFIVVGICLKLALFPLHLWLPNAYTYAPSAVTVLIAATATKVAIYVLVRFVYTVFGPEFSFGEMPTLYLLVPLAVVGLLSTSVVAIGQDKIKRMLAYSSVAQIGYMVLGIGMATSAGLTAALLHVFNHAMMKGALFMALGCIAYRLGTSRIDVFRGLGRRMPFTMAAFVAGGLSLIGVPLTVGFISKWHLVLAAIELGWWPIVAVIIIGSLLAVIYIWRVVEVAYFQQADNMTRCEAPLSLLLPTWVLVLANFWFGIDTRLTVGLAEQAAALLTGVAP; this is translated from the coding sequence ATGCTCCCGCTGATCGTGGTCGCGCCCCTGCTGGGCGCGGCCGTGGCGGCATTGCTGCCGGCCGGCCGGCTGCCCTGGCTGTGGGCGACGGCGGTCAGCTGGTTCATGTTGTTCGCGGCCGCCGCGCTGGCGGCGGACGTGCTGGAACTCGGCGTGCTGAGCTACTGGATGGGCGCCTGGATGCCGCCCATCGGCATCGAGTACCGGCTCGACGCGGCGAACGCGCTGCTGGCGCTGCTGATCGCGGGGCTGGCCGCGGTGGTGATGCCTTTCGCGGGCCGCAGCCTCGGCCACGAAATCCCGGTCGAGAAGACGCCCTGGCTGTATGCCGCGATGCTGCTGTTTCTCTCCGGACAGATGGGCATCGCCGTCACCGGCGACGCGTTCAACGTGTTCGTGTTCCTCGAGATCTCGTCGCTGGCGACCTACACGCTGATCGCGCTCGGCCGCGACCGCCGCGCGCTGACCGCGTCGTTCTCCTACCTGATCATGGGCACGGTCGGCGCGACCTTCTTTCTCATCGGCGTCGGCCTGCTGTATGCCATGACCGGCACGCTGAACATGGCGGACCTCGCCGCGCGCATCCCGGACGTCGCACAGACGCGCACCGTGCACACGGCCTACGCCTTCATCGTGGTGGGTATCTGCCTGAAGCTGGCGCTGTTCCCGCTGCACCTGTGGCTGCCGAACGCCTACACCTACGCGCCCAGCGCCGTGACGGTGCTGATCGCCGCTACCGCCACCAAGGTGGCGATCTACGTCTTGGTGCGCTTCGTCTACACGGTGTTCGGGCCCGAGTTTTCCTTCGGCGAGATGCCGACGCTGTACCTGCTGGTGCCGCTGGCGGTGGTCGGCCTCTTGAGCACCTCGGTGGTGGCCATCGGCCAGGACAAGATCAAGCGCATGCTGGCCTATTCCTCCGTGGCGCAGATCGGCTACATGGTGCTGGGCATCGGCATGGCCACCAGCGCCGGGCTGACCGCGGCGCTGTTGCACGTGTTCAACCACGCGATGATGAAGGGTGCCTTGTTCATGGCGCTGGGTTGCATCGCCTATCGGCTCGGCACGTCGCGCATCGATGTGTTCCGCGGCCTGGGGCGGCGCATGCCGTTCACCATGGCGGCGTTCGTCGCCGGCGGGCTCAGCCTGATCGGGGTGCCGCTGACGGTCGGCTTCATCAGCAAGTGGCACCTGGTGCTGGCCGCCATCGAGCTCGGCTGGTGGCCGATCGTCGCGGTGATCATCATCGGCTCGCTGCTGGCGGTGATCTACATCTGGCGGGTCGTCGAGGTCGCCTATTTCCAGCAGGCCGATAACATGACGCGTTGCGAGGCGCCGCTGTCGCTGCTGCTGCCGACCTGGGTGCTGGTGCTGGCGAACTTCTGGTTCGGCATCGACACGCGGCTCACGGTCGGCCTCGCCGAACAGGCGGCGGCGCTGCTCACCGGGGTGGCGCCATGA
- a CDS encoding cation:proton antiporter subunit C → MSFFEHYNYHLAIVLSMIGFYTMISRTNLVKKIAGLNIFQVSVFILFISIGVLDGGTVPILEAGQENYSNPLPHVLILTAIVVGVATTALGLALVVRIREAYGTVEEDEVQAQDDLP, encoded by the coding sequence ATGAGCTTCTTCGAGCATTACAACTACCACCTCGCCATCGTGCTCTCGATGATCGGCTTTTACACGATGATCTCGCGCACCAACCTGGTGAAGAAGATCGCGGGGCTGAACATCTTCCAGGTCTCGGTGTTCATCCTGTTCATCAGCATCGGCGTGCTGGACGGCGGCACCGTGCCGATTCTCGAGGCGGGCCAGGAGAACTACTCGAATCCCCTGCCTCACGTGCTGATCCTCACGGCCATCGTGGTCGGCGTGGCCACCACGGCGCTGGGCCTCGCGCTGGTGGTCCGCATCCGCGAGGCCTACGGCACGGTCGAGGAGGACGAAGTCCAGGCACAGGACGACCTGCCCTGA
- a CDS encoding DUF4040 domain-containing protein, whose product MDVLVDIVLLALLAVCAISILRLRDLFAMAMMFGLFSLITAGLFTTMDAPDVAFTEAAVGAGISTILILTTLAQTARREVHRPKRSVLLPLAVVWVTGAVLIYGTADLPAFGDPDAPAHNHVAPHYLQESPDEIGIPNIVAAVLASYRGFDTLGEVLVVFAAVVGVTSLIGLRRRPPGVTAGSVAMEQHDVLKIIAKMVVPVILLFGLYVQFHGEYSPGGGFQAGVIFAAAIILYALVFDLEAARKVIPPAWLNRLPAIGALIFGGVGLATMLLGGNYLDYNQLAEDPKFAQQIGIILVEIGVGVTVASSMLVFYFSFAERGRGRRTGDEEAGA is encoded by the coding sequence ATGGATGTGCTCGTCGATATCGTGCTGCTGGCCTTGCTCGCGGTCTGCGCGATCTCGATCCTGCGGCTGCGCGACCTGTTCGCCATGGCCATGATGTTCGGCCTGTTCAGCCTGATCACCGCCGGCCTGTTCACCACGATGGACGCCCCCGACGTGGCTTTCACCGAGGCCGCGGTCGGCGCCGGCATCTCGACGATCCTGATCCTCACGACCCTCGCCCAGACGGCGCGGCGCGAGGTGCATCGACCGAAGCGCAGCGTGCTGTTGCCCCTCGCGGTGGTGTGGGTCACGGGCGCGGTGCTGATCTACGGCACGGCGGACCTGCCGGCCTTCGGCGACCCGGACGCCCCCGCGCACAACCACGTGGCGCCGCACTACCTGCAGGAATCCCCGGACGAGATCGGCATCCCGAACATCGTCGCCGCCGTGCTCGCCAGCTATCGCGGCTTCGATACGCTCGGCGAGGTCCTCGTGGTGTTCGCCGCGGTGGTGGGCGTGACGTCGCTGATCGGCCTGCGGCGCCGCCCGCCCGGGGTCACGGCGGGGTCGGTGGCGATGGAGCAGCACGACGTGCTCAAGATCATCGCCAAGATGGTGGTCCCCGTGATCCTGCTGTTCGGCCTGTACGTGCAGTTCCACGGCGAGTACAGCCCGGGCGGGGGGTTCCAGGCGGGCGTGATCTTCGCGGCGGCGATCATTCTCTATGCGCTGGTGTTCGACCTGGAGGCCGCGCGCAAGGTGATCCCGCCGGCGTGGCTGAACCGCCTCCCGGCGATCGGTGCACTCATCTTCGGCGGGGTGGGCCTCGCGACCATGCTGCTGGGCGGCAACTACCTGGATTACAACCAGCTCGCCGAGGACCCGAAGTTCGCCCAGCAGATCGGCATCATCCTCGTGGAGATCGGGGTCGGCGTGACCGTCGCGTCCTCGATGCTGGTGTTCTATTTCAGCTTCGCGGAGCGGGGGCGCGGGCGGCGCACCGGCGACGAAGAGGCCGGCGCATGA
- the mnhG gene encoding monovalent cation/H(+) antiporter subunit G, producing MAVAIDLLSWVLILVGGAFGIIGGIGLLRLPDFFSRIHAASVTDSMCAPCIIAGFMLQSGFTLVTVKLLFLIVFLFLTSPTASHALAKAALHSGLEPGKHYDGNTGKERQG from the coding sequence ATGGCCGTCGCGATCGACCTGCTCAGCTGGGTGCTGATCCTCGTCGGCGGCGCCTTCGGCATCATCGGGGGGATCGGCCTGCTGCGCCTGCCGGATTTCTTCAGCCGCATCCATGCGGCGAGCGTGACCGACTCGATGTGCGCGCCCTGCATCATCGCCGGATTCATGCTGCAGTCGGGCTTCACGCTGGTCACCGTCAAGCTCCTGTTCCTCATCGTGTTCCTGTTCCTCACCAGCCCGACGGCCTCGCATGCGCTCGCCAAGGCGGCGCTGCACAGCGGCCTCGAGCCGGGCAAGCATTACGACGGGAATACCGGCAAGGAGCGCCAGGGCTGA
- a CDS encoding monovalent cation/H+ antiporter complex subunit F — MIVAAILSILITMALAVTRALLGKTVYDRILAVNVFGTKTVLLIAALAFLSGRPDILDIALAYALINFIGVIAVLRFFEYDGDAATRPEGE, encoded by the coding sequence ATGATCGTCGCCGCGATTCTCTCGATCCTCATCACCATGGCGCTCGCGGTGACGCGGGCCCTGCTCGGCAAGACGGTCTACGACCGGATCCTCGCCGTGAACGTGTTCGGCACGAAGACCGTGCTGCTGATCGCGGCGCTGGCTTTTCTCAGCGGCCGGCCGGACATTCTCGACATCGCCCTCGCCTACGCGCTGATCAACTTCATCGGCGTGATCGCGGTGCTGCGCTTCTTCGAGTACGACGGCGACGCGGCGACGCGCCCGGAGGGCGAGTGA
- a CDS encoding Na+/H+ antiporter subunit E, whose product MYKPLVNFLLMGLLLAAIWLLLSGLYKPILLGLGTASVLLTLLLTWRMNILDAYTNPIWAGIRYVPYWPWLSIEIVKSSFDVARRVLSPSMPISPTVFELDASQTTTVGRVVYANSITLTPGTVTLDVEGQRLRVHALSRDTVEALLEGEMDRRVSRAERRLPVPRPGEAGAS is encoded by the coding sequence GTGTACAAGCCACTCGTGAATTTCCTGCTGATGGGCCTGCTGCTGGCGGCCATCTGGCTGCTGTTGTCCGGCCTGTACAAGCCCATCCTGCTGGGTCTCGGCACCGCCTCGGTGCTGCTGACGCTGCTGCTCACGTGGCGCATGAACATCCTCGATGCGTACACCAACCCCATCTGGGCGGGCATCCGCTATGTCCCCTACTGGCCGTGGCTGAGCATCGAGATCGTCAAGTCGAGCTTCGACGTGGCGCGCCGCGTGCTGTCGCCCTCGATGCCGATCAGCCCGACGGTGTTCGAGCTCGATGCGAGCCAGACGACCACCGTGGGGCGGGTCGTGTATGCCAATTCGATCACCCTGACCCCCGGCACCGTGACGCTGGACGTGGAAGGACAGCGCCTGCGCGTGCATGCGCTGTCGCGCGACACCGTCGAGGCGCTGCTGGAGGGCGAGATGGACCGGCGGGTGAGCCGTGCGGAGCGGCGCCTGCCTGTGCCCCGGCCCGGCGAAGCGGGGGCGTCATGA
- the tviB gene encoding Vi polysaccharide biosynthesis UDP-N-acetylglucosamine C-6 dehydrogenase TviB, whose translation MPTMDEVKIGIIGLGYVGLPLAVAFGRRFATVGFDLKAERIAELESGRDSTLETSPEELASAVHLGFTAEPDGLAGCNVYIVTVPTPIDSAKIPDLSPLRSASRTLGQLVKPGDTVIFESTVYPGATEEVCIPIIEKLTGLEYNKDFFAGYSPERINPGDKEHRVENILKVTSGSTPEVADFVDALYGSVITAGTYKASSIRVAEAAKVIENTQRDVNIALINELAMIFNRLGIDTLEVLEAAGTKWNFLPFRPGLVGGHCIGVDPYYLTHKSQEIGYHPAMILAGRRLNDNMAIYVANRIIRLMIKAGQTVRGSRILVLGLTFKENCPDIRNTKVVDMVRELEDVGARVDICDPWVDADEARHEYGIELAAEPQHGAYDAVVLAVAHDQFRALGAAGVRGYGRADAVVYDIKHVLPADAVDGRL comes from the coding sequence CTGCCCACCATGGACGAGGTGAAGATCGGCATCATCGGCCTGGGATACGTCGGCCTGCCGCTGGCCGTCGCGTTCGGCCGCCGTTTCGCGACGGTCGGTTTCGATCTCAAGGCCGAACGGATCGCCGAGCTCGAGTCCGGCCGCGATTCGACCCTCGAGACCTCGCCCGAGGAGCTCGCCTCGGCCGTCCACCTCGGCTTCACCGCCGAACCCGACGGGCTGGCCGGTTGCAACGTCTATATCGTCACGGTCCCGACGCCGATCGATTCGGCCAAGATCCCCGACCTCTCGCCGCTGAGGAGCGCCAGCCGCACGCTGGGCCAGCTCGTGAAGCCGGGCGACACCGTGATTTTCGAATCCACGGTGTACCCCGGCGCCACCGAGGAGGTGTGCATCCCGATCATCGAGAAACTGACCGGCCTCGAGTACAACAAGGATTTCTTCGCCGGCTACAGCCCGGAGCGCATCAACCCGGGCGACAAGGAGCACCGCGTCGAGAACATCCTCAAGGTGACCTCCGGCTCGACGCCCGAGGTGGCGGATTTCGTCGATGCGCTGTATGGCAGCGTGATCACGGCCGGCACCTACAAGGCCTCGTCGATCCGCGTCGCGGAAGCGGCCAAGGTCATCGAGAACACCCAGCGCGACGTCAACATCGCGTTGATCAACGAGCTGGCGATGATTTTCAACCGGCTCGGCATCGACACCCTCGAGGTGCTCGAGGCCGCCGGGACCAAGTGGAATTTCCTGCCCTTCCGGCCCGGCCTGGTCGGCGGACACTGCATCGGCGTGGACCCCTATTACCTGACGCACAAGAGCCAGGAGATCGGCTACCACCCCGCCATGATCCTCGCGGGGCGCCGGCTCAACGACAACATGGCGATTTACGTGGCCAACCGGATCATTCGCCTGATGATCAAGGCGGGCCAGACGGTCAGGGGCAGCCGCATCCTGGTGCTCGGGCTGACCTTCAAGGAAAACTGCCCGGATATCCGCAACACCAAGGTCGTGGACATGGTCCGCGAGCTCGAGGACGTCGGCGCCCGGGTGGATATCTGTGATCCGTGGGTGGATGCGGACGAGGCCCGCCACGAGTACGGCATCGAGCTGGCGGCCGAACCGCAGCACGGGGCGTACGACGCCGTGGTGCTGGCGGTGGCCCACGACCAGTTCCGGGCCCTGGGGGCCGCCGGGGTGCGCGGCTATGGCCGGGCCGACGCCGTGGTCTACGATATCAAGCATGTCTTGCCGGCCGATGCGGTGGACGGGCGACTCTAG
- a CDS encoding NAD-dependent epimerase, whose product MKVLVTGAAGFIGSHVAKKLLARGDEVVGLDNLNEYYDPTLKRARLSRLQNEPEWRFRKLDLVDRSGMMELFKTERFDRVVHLAAQAGVRYSMENPMAYVESNLVGQTNLLEGCRHGGVQHLVYASTSSVYGANTKMPFSVHQNVDHPLSFYAATKKANELMAHTYSALYQLPTTGLRFFTVYGPWGRPDMALFKFTKAILEGQPIDVFNYGNHRRDFTYIDDIVEGVVRCLDKVATPNPDWDADAPDPGTSFAPYRLYNIGNQGPIELMRYIEVLEERLGKTAEKRMLPMQPGDVPDTWADVEALVNDVGYRPATPVEEGIAQFVDWYVSYYRNGQG is encoded by the coding sequence ATGAAAGTGCTAGTCACCGGCGCGGCCGGGTTCATCGGTTCCCACGTGGCGAAGAAGCTGCTGGCCCGGGGCGACGAGGTCGTGGGGCTCGACAATCTCAACGAGTACTACGATCCCACCCTCAAGCGCGCCCGGCTCAGCCGGCTGCAGAACGAACCGGAATGGCGCTTCCGCAAGCTCGACCTGGTCGATCGCAGCGGCATGATGGAGCTGTTCAAGACCGAGCGCTTCGACCGGGTCGTGCACCTCGCGGCCCAGGCGGGGGTGCGCTACTCCATGGAAAACCCGATGGCCTACGTCGAGAGCAACCTGGTCGGCCAGACCAACCTGCTCGAGGGCTGCCGCCACGGCGGGGTGCAGCACCTGGTCTATGCCTCGACCAGCTCCGTGTACGGCGCCAACACGAAGATGCCGTTCTCGGTGCACCAGAACGTCGATCACCCGCTGTCGTTCTACGCCGCGACGAAGAAAGCCAACGAGCTGATGGCGCACACCTACTCGGCGCTCTACCAGCTGCCGACCACGGGCCTGCGCTTTTTCACCGTGTACGGGCCCTGGGGAAGGCCCGACATGGCGCTGTTCAAGTTCACCAAGGCGATCCTCGAGGGCCAGCCGATCGACGTGTTCAACTACGGCAACCACCGGCGCGATTTCACCTACATCGACGACATCGTCGAGGGCGTGGTCCGCTGCCTGGACAAGGTCGCGACGCCGAATCCCGACTGGGACGCCGACGCGCCCGACCCCGGCACCAGCTTCGCGCCGTATCGGCTTTACAATATCGGCAACCAGGGCCCCATCGAGTTGATGCGCTACATCGAGGTGCTCGAGGAGCGCCTCGGCAAGACCGCGGAAAAGCGCATGCTGCCGATGCAGCCCGGCGACGTGCCCGATACCTGGGCCGACGTGGAGGCGCTGGTGAATGATGTCGGCTATCGCCCCGCGACCCCGGTCGAGGAGGGCATCGCGCAGTTCGTGGACTGGTACGTGTCTTATTATCGTAACGGGCAGGGATGA
- the pgi gene encoding glucose-6-phosphate isomerase: MSWPKGLKSWRALRTHYREDLAKRHLRSMFRRDPERYTRFSAEFEGILVDYSRNQVTRKTMRLLKRLARETGVEAMRERMFAGEHINNTEDRAVLHPALRADRDDPYFDGDFDATAAVHEVLDRMDAFVRAVHSGQYAGHATGRKFTDVVNIGIGGSDLGIAMAVDALAGYAVPGMKVHCVSNIDGVGLADVLEQVEPGTTLFVICSKTFTTLETLTNAHAAREWFTERMGAEAVATHFVGVSTNHDAMDAFGISPTNRFGFWDFVGGRYSLWSAVGLSIALAVGMDNFRALLAGGRIMDRHFRDAPLDDNLPVLLGLLGVWNTAFLGYESLAVLPYDSRLARFPAYLQQLHMESNGKRVRRDGSRVSVGTEPVLWGEPGSNAQHSFYQLLHQGTRKASVDFLAPVQASGPSQVQHDLALANLLAQARALSEGLDEDTLKAELGDDHPLVPHKVHPGNRPSTTILFQKLDPATLGKLIALYEHKVFVESVIWGINAFDQWGVELGKKLAGELAGAVSDPDGFQGGDASTRGLLDAIARWR, translated from the coding sequence GTGAGCTGGCCCAAGGGCCTGAAGTCCTGGCGGGCGCTCAGGACGCACTACCGCGAGGATCTCGCGAAGCGTCACCTGCGCAGCATGTTCCGGCGCGACCCCGAGCGCTACACGCGGTTCTCCGCCGAGTTCGAGGGGATCCTGGTCGATTACTCGCGCAACCAGGTGACGCGCAAGACGATGCGCCTGCTCAAGCGCCTCGCCCGCGAGACGGGCGTCGAGGCGATGCGCGAGCGGATGTTCGCCGGCGAGCACATCAACAACACCGAAGACCGCGCCGTGCTCCATCCCGCTCTAAGAGCCGATCGAGACGACCCTTATTTCGACGGCGATTTCGACGCGACGGCCGCCGTCCACGAGGTGCTCGACCGCATGGACGCTTTCGTGCGCGCGGTGCACTCCGGCCAGTACGCGGGCCACGCCACCGGGCGCAAGTTCACCGACGTGGTGAACATCGGCATCGGCGGCTCCGACCTGGGCATCGCCATGGCCGTGGACGCGCTGGCCGGATATGCGGTGCCGGGCATGAAAGTCCACTGCGTCTCGAACATCGACGGCGTCGGGCTCGCCGACGTGCTCGAACAGGTCGAGCCGGGCACCACCCTGTTCGTCATCTGTTCCAAGACCTTCACCACCCTCGAGACGCTCACCAACGCCCATGCCGCGCGCGAGTGGTTCACCGAGCGGATGGGGGCCGAAGCCGTGGCGACACACTTCGTCGGCGTGTCCACCAACCACGACGCCATGGACGCTTTCGGCATCTCGCCGACCAACCGCTTCGGCTTCTGGGACTTCGTCGGGGGGCGCTACTCGCTGTGGTCCGCCGTGGGGCTGTCGATCGCGCTGGCCGTGGGCATGGACAACTTCCGCGCGCTGCTGGCCGGCGGACGGATCATGGACCGCCATTTCCGCGATGCGCCGCTCGACGACAACCTGCCCGTGCTGCTCGGCCTGCTCGGGGTCTGGAACACCGCCTTCCTCGGCTACGAGAGCCTCGCGGTGCTGCCCTATGACAGCCGCCTCGCGCGCTTCCCCGCCTACCTGCAGCAGCTGCACATGGAATCCAACGGCAAGCGCGTCCGGCGCGACGGCAGCCGCGTGAGCGTCGGGACCGAGCCGGTGCTGTGGGGCGAGCCGGGCTCCAACGCACAGCACAGCTTCTACCAGTTGCTCCACCAGGGCACGCGCAAGGCCTCCGTGGATTTCCTCGCCCCGGTCCAGGCCTCCGGTCCCTCGCAGGTCCAGCACGATCTCGCCCTCGCCAACCTCCTCGCGCAGGCCCGCGCGCTGTCCGAGGGGCTCGACGAGGACACGCTCAAGGCGGAACTGGGCGACGACCACCCGCTGGTGCCCCACAAGGTGCACCCGGGCAACCGGCCCAGCACCACGATCCTGTTCCAGAAGCTCGACCCCGCGACGCTCGGCAAGCTGATTGCGCTTTACGAGCACAAGGTGTTCGTCGAGAGCGTGATCTGGGGCATCAATGCCTTCGACCAGTGGGGCGTCGAGCTCGGCAAGAAGCTGGCCGGCGAACTCGCCGGGGCCGTGAGCGATCCCGACGGTTTCCAGGGCGGAGATGCGTCAACGCGCGGGTTGCTGGACGCGATCGCGCGCTGGCGTTGA
- a CDS encoding histone-like nucleoid-structuring protein, MvaT/MvaU family: MSAKLKELRNKEALLAKLTEELKALENDKELKSDIKLRDEIEALLKKHGRPVSHLAVLFDLRPAPARGRKRAGAKAAKAPVRKRRRRKLKVYLNPHTGEKVETRGGNHRVLKAWKAEHGSEVVESWVAGE; the protein is encoded by the coding sequence ATGTCTGCAAAATTAAAGGAATTGCGCAACAAGGAAGCGTTGCTCGCCAAGCTCACGGAGGAGTTGAAGGCGTTGGAGAACGACAAGGAACTCAAGAGCGATATCAAGTTGCGCGACGAGATCGAGGCGCTGTTGAAAAAACATGGTCGCCCGGTCTCACATCTCGCCGTGTTGTTCGACCTGCGCCCGGCCCCGGCCCGCGGGCGCAAGCGCGCCGGCGCCAAGGCGGCCAAAGCCCCCGTGCGCAAGCGCCGGCGCCGCAAGCTGAAGGTCTACCTGAACCCGCACACCGGCGAGAAAGTCGAGACGCGCGGCGGCAACCACCGCGTGCTCAAGGCCTGGAAGGCGGAACACGGTTCCGAGGTCGTCGAAAGCTGGGTCGCCGGCGAGTAA